From one Anopheles cruzii chromosome 3, idAnoCruzAS_RS32_06, whole genome shotgun sequence genomic stretch:
- the LOC128272289 gene encoding cyclic AMP-dependent transcription factor ATF-2 translates to MEKPVAQVKQEEGRCVDDHNQNGISEEQHVKHELSLNLEMPPLKGTGGLFADQTPTPTRLIGKCEEVGLFEDLQKVNPFDETFRRAVESRASVGTPSTEQPPSAGELTIPSRTADGETLHTPHVFPGTGEAMDNTDGGVKQRCKRKINQPQRTKVPPDGKKSSTKRVVDILPKLPLCQPSVSTCATIPVLVMPPVVVPKILAPVSIGQPIGWGPLQVKEKLKKHLQKPREPSQEMDKTEGKRIRPSSDKEIAKSSSKPVNYSNDNKDSRSEDTDKHERWKAAAKRYRTRVKESQDKQHRHNIELEAEILRLRTELVALKHAHRHCSVTREMKFAVSQTQASLQNSSGAWESDGAPTKVVAGSTSMKTIHRSSNSDQQQSVALSEPQVRLITSRIIDSHTMNKKPIFFVIGPGVEPTSPGCAVAEGSPSDQSACAKD, encoded by the exons ATGGAAAAACCTGTGGCCCAGGTAAAACAGGAAGAGGGACGCTGTGTCGATGACCACAACCAAAATGGCATAAGTGAAGAGCAGCACGTAAAGCACGAGTTAAGCTTGAACCTAGAGATGCCCCCACTTAAGGGAACTGGTGGTTTGTTTGCCGACCAAACGCCTACACCAACTCGCCTGATCGGCAAATGTGAAGAGGTTGGGCTGTTCGAGGATCTTCAGAAAGTGAACCCTTTCGATGAAACGTTCCGACGGGCCGTTGAATCGCGAGCCTCCGTTGGCACTCCGTCGACCGAACAGCCGCCTTCCGCTGGCGAACTCACGATACCGAGCCGAACCGCGGACGGCGAAACCCTTCATACTCCGCATGTTTTCCCCGGCACGGGTGAAGCAATGGACAACACCGATGGAGGGGTCAAGCAACggtgcaaaagaaaaataaatcaaccacaGCGCACCAAAGTGCCACCAGACGGCAAGAAATCTTCCACGAAACGCGTGGTAGATATTCTCCCGAAACTGCCTTTATGTCAGCCATCAGTATCAACCTGTGCTACGATTCCCGTGCTAGTCATGCCTCCCGTTGTAGTACCCAAAATACTAGCCCCAGTTTCCATTGGGCAGCCCATCGGTTGGGGTCCCCTGCAGGTGAAAGAAAAGTTGAAGAAACACCTACAAAAACCGCGTGAACCGTCGCAGGAAATGGACAAAACTGAGGGAAAAAGAATCCGTCCGTCTAGTGACAAAGAAATCGCAAAAAGCTCGAGCAAGCCGGTGAATTATTCTAATGACAATAAGGACTCACGTAGTGAAGATACAGATAAGCACGAACGGTGGAAAGCTGCGGCCAAACGCTACAG GACCCGTGTGAAGGAAAGTCAAGACAAGCAGCATCGGCACAATATTGAACTTGAGGCAGAAATTTTGCGGCTCAGGACCGAACTTGTCGCACTGAAGCATGCTCATCGTCATTGCTCCGTAACGCGAGAAATGAAGTTTGCGGTGTCACAAACACAAGCCTCGCTACAAAATAGCAGCGGAGCATGGGAATCGGACGGGGCGCCAACTAAAGTAGTTGCCGGTAGTACGAGCATGAAGACAATCCACCGATCTTCAAACTCCGATCAACAACAATCAGTTGCGTTGTCCGAGCCACAAGTGCGCCTGATCACATCGCGCATTATAGACAGTCACACGATGAACAAAAAACCTATCTTCTTTGTGATTGGCCCGGGAGTAGAGCCCACGTCCCCGGGCTGTGCGGTCGCCGAAGGTTCGCCCTCTGATCAGTCTGCATGTGCTAAGGATTAA
- the LOC128272292 gene encoding peptidyl-tRNA hydrolase ICT1, mitochondrial, with protein MNKVVTTLLRRAPLGRWSHNVRGFHLLSRLCSYRSDLALDAIYPNSNLRLYTPPAPPAKPDGTFNGYIPLDKINISYSRSSGPGGQNVNTLSTKVDVRFHLETAAWLSENTRKRLAKLQKGRITKDGFLVIRSELTRSQQVNTADALEKLRTFIRQAEQPISTEPSVETMEMLRRRHERATRERLAIKRKRSDTKAQRQTPLL; from the exons ATGAATAAAGTAGTGACGACCCTTCTACGAAGAGCGCCCCTCGGTCGGTGGTCACATAATGTTCGAGGATTTCACCTTCTCAGTAGGCTATGCAGCTACCGAAGTGATCTAGCGCTGGACGCAATCTATCCGAACAGCAATCTTCGTCTGTACacaccgccagcaccgccg gCTAAACCAGATGGCACTTTCAATGGTTACATCCCCTTAGACAAGATCAACATAAGCtacagccgcagcagcgggcCAGGTGGACAAAACGTAAACACATTGAGCACAAAGGTTGATGTACGGTTTCACCTAGAAACGGCCGCCTGGCTCTCGGAGAACACTCGGAAACGTCTTGCAAAGTTG CAAAAAGGACGTATCACGAAGGATGGCTTTCTGGTGATAAGAAGCGAGTTAACCCGCTCGCAGCAAGTCAATACAGCCGATGCACTGGAAAAGTTGCGTACCTTCATTCGCCAAGCGGAGCAACCCATTTCGACGGAGCCATCGGTTGAAACGATGGAAATGCTGCGCCGGAGACACGAAAGGGCAACACGAGAGCGACTGGCGATCAAACGGAAGCGATCGGACACAAAAGCTCAGCGACAGACTCCACTTTTGTAG
- the LOC128272284 gene encoding SWI/SNF-related matrix-associated actin-dependent regulator of chromatin subfamily A-like protein 1, producing the protein MSCSAEQIAEKRRIAIERLNARKNSNNNVVSTSVPPNPAQSGGPSKGATLTVSSFYGQNNQQTPTRQPASNPAHQRMLRDQRNTFLPYSRPATKKDTPTKVAPIFARTVTCACSLVSEERFIAETNGYSEPLIEIFKQIPSKSYEPNTKKWTFELTDYSLLQTRVATLQPNVILSPIPSFVIREFSSGPKPKPGHVFLNAIDTALVDSLLDFQKDGVSFAIDKGGRVLIADEMGLGKTYQAIAVADFYQHDWPLLICTTATTRDSWAAKLRQLLPSIPAHRIVVLNSGQDNIGDCRVLISSYSLMERCCDKLLEHRFDTLIFDESHTLKNFKAKCTNVAIALSKKAKRIILLSGTPALSRPVELFTQLQMLDQRFCSFKEYSTRYCAGKQSNFGWDASGQSNLTELNLLLARKFMIRRTKDEVMSELREKSRETVILDPSYLWTNEEIGGDMDCYANDYSQSKGRQREDILIKYYSMTAEAKAPAVCAYLKEVLKGGKKFLIFAHHFIMLDAIEKCLTKRKVDFIRIDGSTRSDLRTPLVDKFQTKASCRAAVLSLKACNAGITLTAAQLVLFAELDWNPATLAQAESRAHRIGQMETVTVRYLLAKKTADDIIWAMLQRKQTTLTKVGLCNEDFSEASHVEAPSDAGSIRPYLDKSLSPAAKSFGPIDQFVLRSPAGVRSTNEGVHRPSAGANVSSFLAHDDDDDELAGLEL; encoded by the exons ATGTCATGTTCGGCGGAACAAATTGCCGAGAAACGGAGAATAGCCATAGAGCGACTTAATGCTCGTAAAAACTCCAACAATAACGTCGTGAGCACATCGGTACCGCCGAACCCGGCGCAATCGGGCGGTCCAAGCAAAGGGGCGACGCTAACCGTTAGCTCGTTCTATGgacaaaacaatcaacagaCTCCGACgagacagccagccagcaatccGGCTCACCAGCGGATGCTGCGAGACCAGCGCAATACATTCCTGCCATACTCTAGGCCCGCCACGAAAAAGGATACACCGACAAAGGTTGCGCCGATTTTTGCGCGAACCGTAACGTGCGCTTGTTCCTTGGTGTCGGAGGAACGATTCATCGCGGAAACGAATGGCTACAGTGAGCCACTGATAGAGATATTTAAACAAATTCCATCCAAGTCCTATG AACCAAACACCAAGAAATGGACGTTCGAGCTAACGGACTACAGTTTACTGCAAACGCGTGTAGCCACACTGCAACCGAACGTTATCCTCAGTCCGATTCCTTCGTTCGTGATACGAGAATTTTCCAGTGGGCCAAAGCCAAAACCGGGCCATGTATTTTTGAATGCGATCGACACGGCGCTAGTCGACTCTCTACTCGATTTCCAAAAGGATGGCGTCTCTTTTGCCATCGACAAGGGTGGCCGGGTGCTGATAGCAGATGAGATGGGACTGGGCAAAACGTACCAGGCGATCGCTGTGGCCGACTTTTATCAGCACGATTGGCCGTTACTGATCTGCACGACAGCTACGACACGCGACAGTTGGGCGGCAAAGTTGCGTCAACTGCTGCCAAGCATTCCGGCCCATCGGATTGTGGTGCTGAACAGCGGTCAGGACAATATAGGCGATTGCCGCGTGCTGATATCGAGTTACTCGCTGATGGAGCGTTGCTGTGACAAGCTACTGGAGCACCGGTTCGACACTCTGATTTTCGATGAGTCTCACACACTGAAAAACTTTAAAGCCAAATGTACCAACGTGGCCATAGCGTTGAGCAAGAAAGCGAAGCGCATTATCCTACTGTCAGGCACGCCGGCACTTTCACGGCCGGTGGAGCTGTTCACTCAATTGCAGATGCTCGACCAACGGTTTTGCAGTTTTAAGGAGTACAGCACGCGGTACTGTGCCGGGAAGCAGAGTAACTTTGGCTGGGACGCCTCTGGCCAGTCGAATCTCACAGAGCTGAATCTGTTACTGGCGCGTAAGTTTATGATCCGTCGCACGAAGGACGAGGTTATGTCGGAACTGAGGGAAAAGAGCCGCGAAACGGTGATCCTCGATCCGTCGTACTTGTGGACCAACGAAGAGATCGGGGGCGACATGGATTGTTACGCCAACGATTACAGCCAAAGCAAGGGCCGCCAGCGAGAGGACATTCTAATCAAATACTACAGCATGACGGCGGAAGCGAAGGCACCGGCCGTGTG TGCCTACCTGAAAGAGGTGCTGAAGGGGGGTAAAAAGTTTCTCATCTTCGCCCATCACTTCATAATGCTCGATGCAATCGAAAAGTGCCTTACGAAGCGGAAGGTAGACTTTATACGCATCGATGGGTCGACTAGGTCGGATTTGCGGACG CCACTAGTGGACAAGTTCCAAACGAAGGCCTCTTGCCGGGCGGCCGTGCTCTCACTGAAGGCCTGCAACGCCGGGATCACGCTAACGGCCGCCCAGCTGGTACTGTTCGCGGAGCTCGATTGGAACCCAGCC ACACTGGCGCAGGCGGAGAGTCGGGCCCATCGTATCGGCCAGATGGAAACCGTGACGGTACGCTACTTGCTGGCAAAGAAGACGGCCGACGACATTATTTGGGCGATGTTGCAGCGCAAACAGACCACCCTCACGAAGGTTGGACTCTGTAACGAGGACTTTTCCGAAGCATCGCACGTAGAGGCTCCGAGTGATGCGGGATCGATTCGACCGTACCTCGACAAGTCCCTGTCGCCGGCTGCAAAATCTTTCGGGCCGATCGATCAGTTTGTGTTGCGCTCCCCAGCTGGTGTCCGTTCTACGAACGAAGGAGTTCACCGGCCTTCTGCTGGGGCTAATGTTTCCAGTTTTCTCGcccacgacgatgatgatgatgaattggCCGGCTTGGAGCTGTAG